One window of the Trifolium pratense cultivar HEN17-A07 linkage group LG2, ARS_RC_1.1, whole genome shotgun sequence genome contains the following:
- the LOC123908810 gene encoding protein transport protein SEC23, which translates to MDFVELEAVEGLRWSWNSWPSSKSDLIIPLTIMCTPLSQQGTDLPLLSYDPLLCTRCGAVLNPYARLDYQSRIWHCPFCSQRNPFPRSIADANLPAELFPTYTTVEYSSPSIFHPPGFVFVIDVSSPQDELCLLKNEILLVLHNLPDNALVALVTFDSMVYFHDLQFSHCSRIVLLHGDRQFSSDQIRQFLNISRPHQLHIGQTQPVPKQGFLVPISESEFSITAAIEDIHSTYNFRSGSRPPRSTGAAISAALGLLECCFVNTGSRIMVFTSGPATLGPGLVVDSDFRQSMRTHNDIFNGNVRHHAKSCSFYRQIAKRLSDASVVLDLFACSLDQVGAAELREPVECSGGFMILAESFESDQFKKCLRHLFKHDDEGFLKMNFDATIEIVTTKDVRISGALGPCVSLRKKNASVSETEVGQGGTYVWKLNTLTDRTCIAFFFQVSDEQKIQPSSAFLVQFITRYRQGNTGLRKRVTTAARRWVANHSTDIAAGFDQEAAATVMARLAILRAETCHARDVVRWLDDTLIRFTSKFGDYVPEDPSSFRLSSNFSLYPQFMFHLRRSQFIDVSNTTPDETAYFRLMLNREGVVSSLIMIQPTLFQYSFDGPPIPVLLDIRSICPDSILLFDSFFLVVIHYGSKIAQWRKLGYEKDPNHENFRKLLEAPEVDAEQLVAERVPVPKIIRCDQHSSQARFLLAKLNPSVTQNSTYTDGSDIIFTDDLSLQVFLDQLQILAVQG; encoded by the exons ATGGATTTCGTCGAATTGGAGGCAGTAGAAGGCCTCCGATGGTCATGGAATTCATGGCCATCATCAAAATCAGACCTAATAATCCCTTTAACAATCATGTGTACTCCATTATCACAACAAGGCACTGACCTACCTCTTCTCTCTTACGATCCTCTTCTTTGCACTCGATGCGGCGCCGTTTTAAACCCTTACGCTCGTCTCGATTATCAATCACGTATTTGGCACTGTCCTTTTTGTTCTCAGAGAAATCCTTTTCCTCGTTCTATCGCTGATGCTAATCTCCCTGCTGAACTTTTTCCGACTTATACTACTGTTGAATATTCTTCTCCGTCGATTTTTCATCCTCctggttttgtttttgtaatcGATGTTTCGTCGCCCCAAGATGAGCTTTGTTTGCTTAAGAATGAGATTTTGCTTGTTCTTCATAATTTGCCTGATAATGCTCTTGTTGCTCTGGTTACTTTTGATTCAATGGTTTATTTTCATGATCTTCAGTTTTCTCACTGTTCTAGGATTGTTCTCTTGCATGGTGATCGTCAATTTTCTTCCGATCAG aTACGACAGTTCCTTAACATTAGCCGTCCACACCAGCTGCATATTGGACAGACACAGCCTGTCCCAAAGCAGGGATTTCTGGTTCCCATTTCAGAATCTGAGTTCAGTATCACTGCTGCAATTGAAGATATTCATTCTACATACAACTTTAGGTCTGGCAGCCGTCCCCCAAGGTCTACTGGAGCTGCAATTTCAGCTGCCCTTGGTCTTTTAGAGTGTTGTTTTGTAAACACTGGCTCCAGAATCATGGTCTTTACTTCTGGACCTGCTACTCTTGGACCTGGACTGGTTGTGGACTCTGATTTCCGGCAAAGCATGAGAACCCACAATGACATCTTCAATGGGAATGTGAGACACCATGCTAAATCTTGCAGTTTCTATAGGCAGATTGCCAAGAGGCTGTCTGATGCGTCTGTTGTTCTTGATCTGTTTGCTTGCTCCCTTGACCAAGTTGGAGCTGCTGAGCTTCGAGAACCTGTTGAGTGCTCGGGTGGATTTATGATTCTCGCTGAATCGTTTGAATCCGATCAGTTCAAGAAATGTCTAAGGCACCTCTTTAAACACGATGATGAGGGATTTTTGAAGATGAATTTTGATGCAACCATTGAAATAGTGACCACTAAAGATGTCAGAATCTCTGGAGCTCTTGGACCTTGCGTGTCTCTTAGGAAAAAGAATGCTTCGGTAAGTGAGACAGAGGTTGGACAAGGTGGTACCTACGTGTGGAAGTTGAACACTCTCACCGACAGAACTTGCATTGCTTTTTTCTTCCAAGTGAGTGATGAACAAAAAATTCAGCCCAGCTCTGCATTTTTAGTTCAGTTTATAACACGGTACAGGCAAGGGAACACGGGACTCCGAAAAAGAGTCACAACTGCTGCAAGAAGATGGGTTGCAAACCATTCCACAGATATTGCTGCTGGGTTTGATCAAGAAGCAGCGGCTACGGTTATGGCAAGACTTGCCATTCTCCGAGCCGAGACATGCCATGCCCGTGATGTTGTTAGATGGCTTGATGACACACTTATTCGTTTTACCTCTAAGTTTGGGGACTATGTTCCAGAAGATCCTTCTTCCTTCCGTTTATCTTCCAACTTTTCCCTTTATCCCCAATTTATGTTCCACTTAAGGAGATCCCAATTTATTGATGTCTCTAACACTACTCCTGATGAAACTGCATATTTCCGGCTTATGCTGAATCGTGAGGGCGTGGTGAGCTCTCTTATAATGATTCAACCTACTCTTTTCCAATACTCGTTTGATGGGCCACCCATTCCAGTACTTCTAGATATTCGTTCCATTTGCCCCGATTCTATCTTGCTCTTTGATTCTTTCTTCCTTGTGGTGATTCATTATGGGTCCAAGATTGCTCAGTGGAGGAAACTTGGTTATGAGAAGGACCCAAATCATGAGAACTTTAGAAAGCTGTTGGAAGCCCCAGAAGTGGATGCCGAGCAATTGGTGGCTGAACGGGTTCCAGTGCCAAAGATTATAAGATGTGACCAGCATAGTAGTCAGGCTAGGTTTCTTCTTGCCAAGTTGAATCCATCTGTTACTCAAAATTCAACATACACAGATGGTTCGGATATCATCTTTACGGATGACTTGAGCTTGCAAGTTTTTCTAGATCAATTGCAGATACTGGCAGTGCAAGGCTGA